The Flavobacterium commune genome contains a region encoding:
- a CDS encoding 5-formyltetrahydrofolate cyclo-ligase produces the protein MQNTKKELRLKYKSLRKQLSEEEMEEMSLAIANQLLKLNIWDKNYFHVFLPIQEQQEIDTELILHLLSGKDKNILISKSDFESREMTHFLLTDNTQIKKNEYNIPEPVDGIEAPSKKIEVVFIPLLAFDKKGHRVGYGKGFYDKFLSECQAETIKVGLSFFEAEALIEDVHEGDIQLDYCVTPNKIYRF, from the coding sequence ATGCAAAACACTAAAAAAGAATTACGTTTAAAATACAAATCACTACGAAAACAGCTATCTGAGGAAGAAATGGAAGAAATGAGTTTAGCCATTGCCAATCAATTGCTGAAACTCAACATTTGGGACAAAAACTATTTCCATGTTTTCCTGCCCATTCAGGAACAACAGGAAATAGACACCGAATTAATTTTACATTTGCTTTCAGGGAAAGACAAAAACATTTTGATTTCTAAATCAGATTTTGAAAGTCGTGAAATGACACATTTTCTTTTAACCGATAATACCCAAATCAAAAAAAACGAATACAATATTCCCGAACCCGTTGACGGAATAGAAGCACCGTCCAAAAAAATAGAAGTTGTTTTTATACCGCTTTTAGCATTTGACAAAAAAGGACATCGTGTGGGTTACGGCAAAGGTTTTTATGATAAATTCCTAAGCGAATGCCAAGCTGAAACCATCAAAGTGGGACTTTCTTTCTTTGAAGCCGAAGCATTAATAGAAGATGTTCACGAAGGCGACATACAATTGGATTATTGTGTAACTCCCAATAAAATCTATCGCTTTTAA
- the uvrC gene encoding excinuclease ABC subunit UvrC, which produces MQKTALELQIQTLPDSPGVYQYYDKEGKILYVGKAKNLKKRVSSYFNKIHDTAKTNVLVKKIVTIKHIVVPTETDALLLENNLIKTLQPRYNINLKDDKSYPWICIKKEPFSRIFSTRRMVKDGSEYFGPYTSFKTVNTILELIKELYPLRTCNYDLTDSNIESGKFKVCLEYHIGNCKGPCEGYESLEEYQKQVNAIREILKGNFKDSLKDFKKLMMQLAQDMHFEEAQKIKEKIEVLENYQSRSTIVNPKITNIDVFSIVSDESAAYVNFLQISHGSIIRSHTLEIKKKLAETDEELLELAIVELRERFQLLSKEVIVPFAVDLGENIKVTVPQLGDKKQILDLSIRNAKFYRIEQLKQLQIVDPDRHTNRIMAQMQKDLRLPVEPRHIECFDNSNIQGTNPVSACVVFKDGKPSKKDYRHFNIKTVEGPNDFASMEEVVYRRYKRLLDEKQSLPQLIIIDGGKGQLSSALKSIDDLGLRGKISIIGIAKRLEELFYPGDSVPLYLDKKSETLKVIQQLRNEAHRFGITHHRDKRSKAALNSSIESIPGIGEKTMLTLIQHFKSVKRLKLATEKEISDVVGVSKAKKITDFYKTIMP; this is translated from the coding sequence ATGCAAAAAACAGCTCTCGAACTTCAAATTCAAACTTTACCCGACAGTCCGGGTGTTTATCAATATTATGATAAAGAAGGCAAGATTTTATATGTGGGTAAGGCTAAGAATTTAAAAAAACGAGTTTCTTCTTATTTCAATAAAATTCACGATACGGCTAAAACCAATGTCTTGGTTAAGAAAATTGTAACCATAAAACACATTGTGGTTCCTACTGAAACTGATGCGCTTTTGCTGGAAAATAATCTGATAAAAACGCTTCAGCCCCGATACAATATCAATTTAAAAGACGATAAAAGTTATCCCTGGATTTGTATCAAAAAAGAACCTTTTTCGAGAATATTTTCTACCCGAAGAATGGTCAAGGATGGTTCGGAATATTTTGGGCCTTATACCAGTTTTAAAACGGTGAATACTATTTTAGAATTGATAAAAGAATTATATCCGTTACGCACTTGTAATTATGATTTGACGGATTCGAATATTGAAAGTGGCAAGTTTAAGGTTTGTCTCGAATATCATATTGGCAACTGCAAAGGGCCATGTGAAGGCTATGAATCATTAGAAGAATACCAGAAACAGGTTAACGCTATCCGGGAAATTCTGAAAGGGAATTTCAAAGACAGTTTGAAAGATTTCAAGAAATTAATGATGCAATTGGCGCAAGATATGCATTTTGAAGAGGCGCAAAAAATAAAAGAAAAGATAGAAGTTTTAGAGAATTATCAGTCGCGTTCTACGATTGTGAATCCTAAGATTACCAATATTGATGTGTTTTCTATTGTTTCTGACGAAAGTGCCGCTTATGTCAATTTTTTACAAATTTCACACGGTTCGATTATTCGTTCTCATACTTTGGAAATCAAGAAAAAATTAGCCGAAACCGATGAAGAATTGTTGGAATTAGCTATTGTGGAATTGAGAGAGCGATTCCAGTTATTGTCAAAAGAAGTAATTGTGCCATTTGCGGTTGATTTGGGCGAAAACATCAAAGTCACCGTACCGCAATTAGGAGATAAAAAGCAAATTCTGGATTTGTCTATTCGAAATGCAAAATTTTATCGAATCGAACAGTTGAAGCAATTGCAGATTGTAGATCCTGACAGGCACACTAACCGAATTATGGCGCAGATGCAAAAAGATTTGCGTTTGCCGGTAGAGCCCAGACATATTGAATGTTTTGATAATTCGAATATTCAGGGAACAAATCCTGTTTCGGCCTGTGTGGTTTTTAAAGATGGAAAACCCAGTAAGAAAGATTACCGTCATTTTAATATAAAAACGGTTGAAGGTCCTAACGATTTTGCTTCGATGGAAGAGGTGGTGTATCGCAGATACAAAAGATTGTTAGACGAAAAACAATCGTTACCACAATTAATCATTATTGATGGAGGAAAAGGGCAGTTGTCATCGGCATTGAAAAGTATTGACGATTTAGGTTTACGGGGAAAAATCAGTATCATTGGTATCGCTAAAAGATTAGAAGAGCTGTTTTATCCGGGCGATTCTGTTCCGTTGTATTTGGACAAAAAATCCGAAACCTTGAAAGTAATTCAGCAACTGCGAAATGAGGCGCATCGTTTTGGGATTACCCATCATCGGGACAAAAGGAGTAAAGCGGCCTTGAATTCTTCGATTGAATCCATTCCGGGAATTGGCGAAAAAACCATGTTGACGTTAATTCAGCACTTTAAAAGTGTTAAAAGATTGAAATTAGCAACAGAAAAAGAAATTTCGGACGTTGTAGGAGTATCAAAAGCCAAAAAAATTACCGATTTTTACAAAACCATAATGCCTTAA
- the ileS gene encoding isoleucine--tRNA ligase yields MSTKFTEYKGLDLPTVASEVLDFWKKENIFEKSVTTREGAEPFVFFEGPPSANGLPGIHHVMARAIKDIFCRYKTQKGFQVKRKAGWDTHGLPVELGTEKELGITKEDIGKTISVEDYNEACKKTVMRYTDVWNDLTEKMGYWVDMEDPYVTYKPKYMESVWWLLKQIYNKDLMYKGYTIQPYSPKAGTGLSSHEVNQPGSYRDVTDTTIVAQFKAKTESLPGFLEGFGTIHILAWTTTPWTLPSNTALTVGPKIDYVLVKTFNQYTFEPINVVLAKNLVGKQFGKSYFATEEAADFENYKAGDKKIPYQILAEAKGADLVGIRYEQLLPWALPYQNPENAFRVISGDFVTTEDGTGIVHTAPTFGADDAKVAKEATPEVPPMLVLDENGTAVPLVDLQGRFVEGLGEFAGKYVKNEYYDADQAPERSVDVEIAIRLKEENKAFKVEKYVHSYPHCWRTDKPILYYPLDSWFIKITEVRDRMFDLNETINWKPKATGEGRFGNWLKNANDWNLSRSRYWGIPLPIWRTDDKQEEVLIGSVEELYNEIEKSIAAGFQKENPFKGFEIGNMSESNYDLIDLHKNVVDGITLVSASGKPMKRESDLIDVWFDSGAMPYAQWHYPFENKELIDNNKSFPADFIAEGVDQTRGWFYTLHAIGTLVFDNIAYKNVVSNGLVLDKNGQKMSKRLGNAVDPFTTLAEYGPDATRWYMIANANPWDNLKFDIEGVAEVRRKFFGTLYNTYSFFSLYANIDGFKFDEAEVSLNERPEIDRWILSELHTLIKLVDEAYADYEPTRAARAISDFVQENLSNWYVRLCRRRFWKGEYAQDKIAAYQTLYTCLLTVSKLSAPIAPFFMDKLYRDLTQAAQTEKFDSVHLAEFPKYVENFVDKSLESKMQKAQTISSLVLSLRKKEMIKVRQPLQKVMIPVLDEKQRAEIEAVSELIKAEVNVKEIELLDDASGVLVKQIKPNFKALGPRFGKDMGLISKEIQGFSPEQINQLDKEGSLSIVIAGKDVTLSLEDVEITSQDIEGWLVANSNGITVALDITISEELKKEGIARELVNRIQNIRKDSGFEVTDKIKVYLQNNAVLEAAVNENDGYIKSETLTEELVFEEHIENGTEIEFDDIKTKITITK; encoded by the coding sequence ATGAGCACAAAATTTACTGAGTACAAAGGACTTGACTTGCCAACAGTAGCGTCGGAAGTTCTTGATTTTTGGAAGAAAGAAAATATATTTGAAAAGAGTGTAACTACTCGCGAAGGTGCTGAGCCTTTCGTGTTTTTTGAAGGGCCACCTTCGGCAAACGGATTGCCGGGAATTCACCACGTGATGGCACGTGCCATTAAAGATATTTTTTGCAGATATAAAACCCAAAAAGGTTTTCAGGTAAAAAGAAAAGCGGGTTGGGATACACACGGTTTGCCAGTAGAATTAGGTACTGAGAAAGAACTTGGAATTACCAAAGAAGATATCGGGAAAACCATTTCGGTAGAAGATTATAACGAAGCCTGTAAAAAAACGGTAATGCGTTATACAGACGTATGGAATGATTTGACCGAAAAAATGGGGTATTGGGTAGATATGGAAGATCCGTATGTGACTTATAAACCAAAATATATGGAGAGTGTTTGGTGGCTTTTGAAACAAATCTATAACAAAGATTTGATGTACAAAGGTTATACGATTCAGCCGTATTCTCCAAAAGCAGGAACAGGATTGTCATCGCATGAGGTGAATCAGCCAGGTTCTTACCGCGATGTTACTGATACTACAATTGTAGCTCAGTTCAAAGCTAAAACGGAAAGTTTACCGGGCTTTTTAGAAGGTTTTGGAACGATTCATATCTTGGCCTGGACGACAACTCCCTGGACTTTGCCATCGAATACCGCTTTGACAGTAGGTCCAAAAATAGATTATGTTTTAGTAAAGACTTTTAATCAATATACTTTTGAGCCAATCAATGTTGTTTTGGCTAAAAACTTAGTAGGTAAACAGTTTGGGAAATCTTATTTCGCAACTGAAGAAGCTGCTGATTTTGAAAATTACAAAGCAGGAGATAAGAAAATCCCATACCAAATTTTAGCAGAAGCTAAAGGAGCTGATTTAGTTGGTATCCGTTACGAACAATTATTGCCTTGGGCATTACCATATCAAAATCCTGAAAATGCGTTTAGAGTAATTTCGGGAGATTTCGTTACTACTGAGGACGGAACAGGAATTGTGCACACGGCACCAACTTTTGGTGCTGATGATGCCAAGGTGGCTAAAGAAGCTACTCCTGAAGTTCCGCCAATGTTAGTTTTAGACGAAAACGGAACAGCAGTTCCATTGGTAGATTTGCAAGGTAGATTTGTTGAAGGGTTAGGCGAATTTGCAGGGAAATATGTGAAAAATGAATATTATGATGCCGATCAGGCACCGGAGCGTTCGGTTGACGTAGAGATTGCTATTCGATTAAAAGAAGAAAATAAAGCCTTTAAGGTTGAGAAATATGTACACAGTTACCCACATTGCTGGAGAACTGATAAGCCTATTTTATACTATCCTCTTGATTCTTGGTTTATCAAAATCACTGAAGTGAGAGACAGAATGTTTGATTTGAATGAAACCATTAACTGGAAACCTAAAGCAACCGGAGAAGGACGTTTTGGGAACTGGTTGAAAAATGCCAACGACTGGAACTTGTCACGTTCAAGATATTGGGGAATTCCATTGCCAATTTGGAGAACCGATGATAAACAAGAGGAAGTTCTGATTGGTTCGGTTGAGGAATTATACAACGAAATCGAGAAATCTATTGCTGCCGGATTCCAAAAAGAAAACCCGTTCAAAGGTTTTGAAATTGGAAACATGAGCGAAAGTAATTATGATTTAATTGACCTGCATAAGAATGTGGTAGATGGAATTACGTTGGTTTCGGCTTCAGGAAAACCAATGAAGCGCGAAAGTGATTTGATTGATGTTTGGTTTGATTCAGGGGCGATGCCTTATGCACAATGGCATTATCCATTTGAAAACAAAGAGCTAATTGACAACAATAAGTCATTCCCGGCTGATTTTATTGCCGAAGGAGTGGATCAAACGCGCGGATGGTTTTATACGCTTCACGCTATCGGAACCTTGGTTTTTGATAACATTGCTTATAAAAATGTAGTTTCTAACGGATTGGTTTTAGACAAAAACGGACAAAAAATGTCTAAGCGTCTGGGGAATGCTGTTGATCCATTTACAACTTTGGCTGAATACGGTCCTGATGCTACGCGCTGGTATATGATTGCCAATGCGAATCCTTGGGATAACTTAAAATTTGATATTGAAGGTGTGGCTGAGGTAAGAAGAAAATTCTTTGGAACACTTTATAATACGTATTCATTCTTTAGTTTGTATGCTAATATTGATGGTTTCAAATTTGATGAGGCTGAGGTTTCGTTGAATGAAAGACCGGAAATTGACCGTTGGATTTTATCAGAATTACATACTTTAATCAAATTAGTTGATGAAGCCTATGCCGATTATGAGCCAACGAGAGCTGCCCGTGCTATTTCTGATTTCGTACAGGAAAACCTGAGTAACTGGTACGTTCGTTTGTGTCGTCGTCGTTTCTGGAAAGGAGAATACGCTCAGGATAAAATTGCGGCTTATCAAACATTATATACTTGTTTGTTAACCGTAAGTAAACTAAGTGCTCCAATAGCTCCTTTCTTTATGGATAAGCTTTACAGAGACTTAACACAGGCTGCACAAACAGAAAAATTTGATAGTGTACATTTGGCGGAATTTCCAAAATACGTTGAAAACTTTGTTGATAAATCGTTAGAGAGCAAAATGCAGAAAGCACAGACCATTTCGTCACTGGTTTTATCGCTGCGTAAGAAGGAGATGATCAAGGTGCGTCAACCGCTGCAAAAGGTAATGATTCCGGTACTTGACGAGAAACAGAGAGCTGAAATTGAAGCCGTTTCTGAGCTAATAAAAGCAGAGGTAAACGTCAAAGAAATTGAACTTTTAGACGATGCTTCAGGGGTATTGGTAAAGCAAATTAAGCCTAATTTTAAAGCACTTGGGCCACGTTTTGGAAAAGATATGGGATTGATTTCCAAAGAGATACAAGGTTTTTCTCCGGAGCAAATTAATCAGTTGGATAAGGAAGGAAGCTTAAGTATTGTCATTGCAGGAAAAGACGTAACTTTATCATTAGAGGATGTAGAGATAACTTCTCAGGATATTGAGGGTTGGCTGGTAGCCAATTCGAACGGAATAACTGTTGCGCTTGACATCACTATTTCTGAAGAATTGAAAAAAGAAGGAATTGCAAGAGAGTTAGTCAACAGAATTCAGAACATCAGAAAAGATTCTGGATTTGAGGTAACTGACAAGATTAAAGTGTATTTGCAAAACAATGCTGTTTTAGAGGCCGCAGTAAACGAAAATGATGGTTACATCAAATCAGAAACCTTAACGGAAGAGTTGGTTTTTGAAGAGCATATCGAGAATGGCACAGAAATTGAATTTGACGACATTAAAACTAAAATAACGATTACTAAATAA
- a CDS encoding TraR/DksA family transcriptional regulator, translating into MVDEATRYSDADLAEFKEIIQKKIEKAQADLDLIKSAYMNDLNNGTDDTSPTFKAFEEGSETMSKEANSQLAIRQEKFIRDLKNALFRVENKTYGICKVTGKLISKERLKIVPHATMSIEAKNMQR; encoded by the coding sequence ATGGTAGATGAAGCAACACGATACTCAGACGCCGACTTGGCAGAGTTCAAAGAGATAATTCAAAAGAAAATTGAGAAAGCGCAAGCCGATTTAGATTTGATAAAAAGTGCCTATATGAATGATTTGAATAATGGTACCGATGATACATCGCCAACATTCAAAGCTTTTGAAGAAGGTAGCGAAACCATGTCTAAGGAAGCTAACTCTCAATTAGCAATCCGTCAGGAGAAATTTATCCGCGATTTAAAGAATGCTTTATTTCGTGTAGAGAACAAAACGTACGGAATTTGCAAAGTAACAGGTAAATTAATTAGCAAAGAAAGATTGAAAATTGTTCCTCATGCAACCATGAGTATTGAGGCAAAAAACATGCAACGATAA
- a CDS encoding lipoprotein signal peptidase, with the protein MSLRKAYLLIFLVLIVDQISKIYIKTNFILGEEVEVFNWFKIHFIENEGMAWGTQIPGTYGKLFLTLFRLVAVGGIGYWLWDSVEKKHSSNYLVVAIALILAGAFGNIIDSVFYGVIFDDSSSQLATLFSKEPYGTYFHGKVVDMFYFPIWQGNLPEWLPVWGGRNFTFFNAIFNVADVAISTGVGILIAFNKKAFHHKEA; encoded by the coding sequence ATGTCATTACGAAAAGCCTATCTGCTTATTTTCTTAGTATTAATAGTAGATCAGATTTCTAAAATATATATCAAAACTAATTTTATATTAGGAGAAGAAGTTGAAGTTTTCAATTGGTTTAAAATTCATTTTATTGAAAATGAAGGGATGGCTTGGGGAACTCAAATCCCTGGAACTTATGGAAAATTGTTCCTTACTTTGTTTCGTTTAGTTGCCGTAGGCGGAATTGGATATTGGTTGTGGGATTCGGTTGAAAAGAAACACAGTTCTAATTATTTAGTTGTAGCTATCGCTTTAATTTTGGCAGGTGCATTCGGAAACATTATTGATTCCGTTTTTTATGGAGTCATTTTTGACGACAGCAGTTCTCAATTGGCAACATTATTTTCAAAAGAGCCTTATGGTACCTATTTTCATGGCAAAGTAGTCGATATGTTTTATTTTCCAATTTGGCAAGGGAATCTCCCGGAATGGTTGCCTGTTTGGGGCGGAAGAAATTTTACTTTTTTCAATGCCATTTTTAACGTAGCTGATGTAGCTATTTCAACAGGAGTAGGAATTTTGATTGCGTTTAATAAAAAGGCATTTCATCACAAAGAAGCATAA